GTGGCTGCAGATTGTCCCACAGGTGCAGGTGTTGCAGGGTCTGCTGGGCGGCCAGTCCATAGGGCGCGGTTTTGGGGTTGCCGATGGCCAGATGGGCATAGTCGGCCTGCAGCGCGGTGGCCAGATCATCACTGCTGAAAGGTTGCAGGCTCCACAATGCCAGCTGCCCCTGGGCATAGGTGAACTGACTGCCCCTGACGGCCAGCCCGTCCTGCTCGGCTTTGGCCGGGCGTTCGTTATCGGCGGCGAGGAAGACGTCGAACGGCGCGCCGTTACTGATCTGGGTGTAGAGCTTGCCGGTGGAGCCGTAGCTCACGTCCAGCTGGTGCTGGCCGCGGGCCTCAAACTTCTGTTCCAGTGTCTGCATGACGCCAGTGAAGTTGGCGGCCACAGCGATATTGGCCTGATCGGCATGGGCTGCGGCGGCAAAGGTCGTCAGTGTCAGTAGCAGGGTAGAGACGGCGCGGTTCATGGCAGAGAGCTTCCTTGAAAAGCTGAAGGGAATGTTACAGGCCGGTGGCCAGCAGAATATGGGACGGGTTGATCCACGCCTGCACCCGGCTGCCGGGAACCAGTTCCAGCTGCGGCAGGGCGGACAGCGGGATGATTGCGGTCAGGCTGCGACCTCCGTCGAGGCTCAGACTGACTTCGGCATTGACGGCGCCGGGCAGCAGC
This Pokkaliibacter sp. MBI-7 DNA region includes the following protein-coding sequences:
- the modA gene encoding molybdate ABC transporter substrate-binding protein, whose translation is MNRAVSTLLLTLTTFAAAAHADQANIAVAANFTGVMQTLEQKFEARGQHQLDVSYGSTGKLYTQISNGAPFDVFLAADNERPAKAEQDGLAVRGSQFTYAQGQLALWSLQPFSSDDLATALQADYAHLAIGNPKTAPYGLAAQQTLQHLHLWDNLQPRLVQGDNISQTYQFIATGNADMGFVALSQVKDGKQAGHYLAIPASDYQPILQDAVLLSHGADNQAAKDFIDYLKSDEAKAIIRAAGYELN